A DNA window from Gigantopelta aegis isolate Gae_Host chromosome 4, Gae_host_genome, whole genome shotgun sequence contains the following coding sequences:
- the LOC121370852 gene encoding probable tubulin polyglutamylase ttll-15 produces MDSRQYYRITDEERACGQKYRMKSPSNLIYIVAIILFLGIVLTVLNIYELHKMKEDHSIVHNSLQMPQVEAKEGKMLFRQPIVWVLGTKLETGYLKHVFNVFERLNYAFGDQESDWDILWSHDYPFVTLSKQLTILKPHQRVNHFPGSGYITNKASLATTKMKFIPKAFQIPMHKNEFLAYTKQNPGSKWVQKSNNHRGVVIRAIPDLDLKQEGTFVQEYVSKPYLIDGRKFDIGVYTILTSINPLRLYVLEGDVLFRFCIKDYYPFDQNILEKYVVKDDYTPVWQLPSLKKAYDDMNYSFKDTFNYYLQKEGKDYKKVWSDIKAAILTVYLDKEPNLIESAWKYKTTRNFFEMVRFDFVLDEDLNVYLMEANMSPNLSSAHFRANSRLYEHVIFNLLGLVGLAKSVSYDYTKRPEDEGEMTVSDKDIQVFADICGSDKCRDHCTEMICKLCNKCLTTEWKGLLKETYLEHTARGSCRRVFPRNMTQSEAGDLQSVMASAEFTALNDKNKMISLWFMGKCREDQVWCS; encoded by the exons ATGGACAGCAGGCAATATTACAGAATAACA GATGAAGAGCGTGCATGTGGACAGAAGTACAGAATGAAATCTCCCAGCAACCTCATTTACATAGTGGCCATAATTCTGTTTCTCGGCATCGTTTTGACGGTGCTCAACATTTATGAGTTACACAAGATGAAGGAGGACCACTCTATAGTTCACAACAGTCTACAGATGCCTCAGGTGGAGGCTAAGGAAGGCAAAATGCTGTTCCGACAACCCATTGTGTGGGTACTTGGAACTAAG ttgGAGACTGGTTACCTGAAACATGTCTTCAATGTATTTGAAAGACTCAACTACGCATTTGGTGATCAGGAGTCGGACTGGGATATTCTCTGGTCACATGACTACCCATTTGTGACCTTGTCCAAACAGCTAACGATACTGAAACCACATCAGAGG GTGAACCATTTTCCAGGCTCAGGTTACATTACAAACAAGGCTAGTTTAGCCACCACCAAGATGAAGTTCATTCCAAAAGCATTCCAGATCCCAATGCACAAGAATGAATTTCTTGCTTAT ACCAAGCAGAATCCGGGTTCCAAGTGGGTTCAGAAGAGTAACAACCACCGTGGAGTGGTCATTCGGGCTATTCCAG ACCTTGATTTGAAGCAAGAAGGAACATTTGTCCAGGAATATGTTTCAAAACCTTACCTGATAGATGGGCG GAAGTTTGACATTGGAGTGTATACGAttttgacatccattaaccCTCTACGTCTGTACGTCCTGGAAGGTGATGTACTGTTTAG GTTCTGCATTAAGGACTACTATCCGTTTGATCAGAATATTCTTGAAAAATATGTAGTCAAGGACGACTACACCCCTGTTTGGCAG CTTCCTTCTTTGAAGAAAGCATATGATGATATGAACTACTCATTCAAGGATACCTTTAACTACTATCTGCAAAAAGAAG GAAAAGACTACAAAAAGGTTTGGTCTGATATCAAAGCAGCTATCTTGACAGTGTACCTGGACAAAGAACCAAATCTGATTGAGTCTGCTTggaaatataaaacaacaag GAACTTTTTCGAGATGGTGAGATTTGACTTTGTTTTGGATGAAGATCTCAATGTGTACTTGATGGAG GCTAACATGTCTCCCAATCTGTCGTCGGCCCATTTCCGTGCCAACTCTCGGCTGTATGAACATGTCATCTTCAATCTGCTTGGACTGGTTGGACTGGCCAAATCTGTCTCGTATGACTACACTAAAAG ACCTGAAGATGAAGGGGAGATGACGGTGTCTGATAAGGATATCCAAGTGTTTGCTGACATCTGTGGCAGTGACAAATGTAGAGACCATTGTACAGAGATG ATCTGCAAGCtgtgtaataaatgtttgactaCCGAGTGGAAGGGTCTATTAAAGGAGACGTACCTAGAACACACTGCCAGGGGAAGCTGCAGGAGAGTGTTTCCAAGGAATATG actCAGTCTGAAGCAGGTGATTTGCAGTCAGTGATGGCATCAGCAGAATTTACAGCACTGAATGACAAGAATAAAATGATCTCACTTTGGTTCATGGGAAAGTGCAGGGAAGATCAAGTCTGGTGTAGCTAG